The genomic region ACAACCATCAATTACATTATAGGAGTAAATTTCTTTTAAGGAAGGTACATTGTGACGGATTGCATTTATCTTGTTGAAAACCTCGATATCGGAAATAAAGCAGTATTGCGCCTCAGAATGACCTAATATGTATTGGTAATCTTCTTCGGAAATGGTTGGATATACCGGAACAGTCTGGGCACCGGTTTGTAAAACCCCGATGTCGGTAATGTTCCATTCCGTTCTGTTATTGGACGAGATAATTGCAATTTTATCGTTTTTCTGGATTCCCATTCGCAATAGCGCTCTGGAAAGTGCATTGGCCTTATCCAGATATTCTTGGGTAGAAGTCTTAATCCATTCTCCATTATATTTGGTTACCAAGGCATCCGGCAGGTTGTATTTTTCCAGTTGATAGTATGGAAAATCAAATAAACGTGTAACGTCAGTCATGTTTTGCGCATTTAGTTACTGCAAATTATAAAAAAAACTCAAATCAAAAAATTTAAAATTCATAATTGTGGAAGCGGTATCGGTAATTTTGTAATTTTGATTCCTTTATAATTTTGATTTTGTAACTTTTATATGAATTCCAATTATCGTATCCAGGAATATAAGGCTTTATTCTACCGACTGTTTTTAGCGTATCTGTTCTATTTTGTCGCCCGCGTGCTATTCTTTGTTTATAATTACAAAATGCTGAAGGTGGATTCGGTTTCCGATTTTCTGGCTTTGGCGTATCACGGAATGGTTTTCGATACGGCGGCGATTTTGTATCTCAATGCATTATTTATCGTTTGTTCGATTCTTCCGTTGTGGATTACAACCAAAAAAGGATACCAGAAGTTTTTGTTCTATTTGTATTTTGTTTGTAACCTGATTGGATTTGCGACCAATTTTGTCGATTTTATCTATTATCGTTTTACCTATGCCCGTACCACTATTGCTATTATGGATATCGTGAAAAACGAATCAAATAAAGGGAATATGTTTTCGCGTTTTATTGTGAGCTACTGGCATGTATATGCGTTGTTCTTTTTGTGTGCGATCCTTTGGGTTTATCTGTATAAAAAGGTGAGAGTAAAAGAGGTGCAACACGAAAATAAACTAAAATACTTCGTGTCGTCGATTTTAGGATTGGTTACCATTGCGGTTCTGGCTGTAGGTGGAATCCGAGGTGACTTTAAAAAGAGTACGCGTCCGATTAATATTGTAGATGCCAATCGCTATGTAACGAAGCCGGAACACGCCGATATTGTACTGAATACACCTTTTGCGGTTATTCGTACGATGGGAACCACCAGTTTTAAAAAGGTGGATTTAGTGTCGCCGGAAGTAGTGCAACGCGAATTGGAACCAATTAAACAGTATCGTAATAATCCGAAAACCAAACCGAATATTGTCATCTTTATAACCGAAAGTTATGGAAGAGAGTATATCGGTGCCTTTAATAAGGATACTAAAATTCCGGGATTTGTAAGTTATACGCCGTTTATTGATTCACTGGCGCAGCACAGTCTTATTTTTTCGAATGCTTTTGCAAACGGAAGTAAATCGATTCACGGAATGTCTTCGGTTTTGGCCGGGATTCCTTCTTTTCAGGATGCCTTTACCTCATCGCCGTATCCGAAACAGAAAATCCAGTCGCTGGTTTCGACTTTAAAAGAGGAGGGATACGATACGTCGTTTTTCCACGGCGCGCCAAACGGTTCGATGGGTTTCCTTGGATTTGGAAATATATTAGGCTTTGATCATTACTACGGTAAAACCGAATACAACAACGATGCCGATTTCGATGGTTCCTGGGGAATATGGGATGAGCCTTTCTTTCAATATATGAAGCAGACGTTTGATGCGAAAAAGCAACCGTTTATGGGGACTATTTTTACCGTATCGTCGCACGAGCCGTTTGTGGTTCCTGAAAAATTTAAAGGGAAGTTTCCAATGGGTACGGTGCCGATGCATCAGGTTGTAGGGTATACGGATTATGCGTTTAAAAAATTCTTCGAAGCGGCCAAAAAAGAACCATGGTTCCAGAATACGATTTTTGTAATCACAGCCGATCATTGTAATCAGGTGGCCTATGATGAATATGCTAAGGTGATTAACCGTTCGGCAGTGCCGATTCTGATTTACAAACCGGATGGTAGCTTGAAAGGAGAGAATAAGGAGTTGGCACAGCAAATCGATATTTATCCGACTTTATTGGATATGATCGGATACGATAAGCCATTCCGTAGCTGGGGAAGAAGTTTGATTGGTGAAAAAACGATTAAACCGTTTGTGATCAATTATAATGGAACGCAGTATCAGTTCCAGCGCGGTAATTATATTTGTTTGTTCGACGGTAAGAAAGCGACCGGGTTTTATGCGATTGCGGATAAAGGATTGGAGAAAAATCTGATTGCCAACCGAAATAAGGAAATGGATGAGTTGGAAGTAGCTTGTAAAGCATTTGTACAGGATTATTATGCTCGTATTATCGATAAGAAATTATACGCCGAATAAGGGCTTAAAAGGGATAAAAAAGGAGCTCCGGTGAAAACCGGAGTTTTTTTATGAAAAACACTTGTTATCGGAAAAGTACTACTATTGTGGTGGAATTTGTATATTGTCAAAAAAAATACACGATGGATACAATTAAAAAAGTCGAACGGGTAGAGGTGTTAATTGCAAAGCTACTGGAAAAGTATGCAGCCGAAGGTTCTAATATAAACCGGATTCCGTCACCTTTTATTCAGGAAGCGCTACGCTTAAAAGATACAGCTCCTTTTTTGGATATCGACAGTTATATGTACTTCCTGAGTGAGATGAGTGTTTTGATTCTTGATTTAGGTGATGGAGCGTATGCTACTTTTTACGGTCTGGATGATTGGGAAGAAGGTCTCAATATTTTTGATTATCCAATTCCGGAAGAAAATGGTTTCCATCTTGTTTTGGATATCTGTAATGCCGATGGAGCGATTACCTATTTCTCGTATAATTCTGAAAACGATAATGAGGATATTCTTTGGATCTCTACAAATGTAGAAGACGGTCCTTATACAAGATCGGATTTGAGTTTTATAGCGGTGTTACAAGCAATCCATGATAATAATTGGAATGTTGTATAACTGGGATTAAAGTGTCTTTAGATAAATAAAAAAAGGAACTCCGGTGAAAGCCGGAGTTTTTTTATGTTAAGAATTCCGTAGCTGATTACTATTGCATAGTTTTGTAATATAAGAAGTAATTAGCTTCTTACTGTTATACTATGAGTAATGTATTTTCTGATAGCGGGCAAATTGGATTAGTAGCTACTTTTTCAGAGCTTGTATATACCGATTTCAAAGGGGAAATGAACGCGCTATGCTGGTACAGAAATTTGGATGGTGATTTTAACGAAATTGTAACCCGTTTATCTTTAAAAGAAAATATTACGGAAGTGTATCCCGAAGATTTAATGGCGCTCCAGTTATCAGAAAAGGGAAATATAGCCAGGGAAATAATCCTGAATGATTTACAGTTATTAACTGATTTCGGAGCTGCACCTTCGCTGAATTTACTTAAGTGTTATGAGCGCGATGATGAATTTGATTTTATAGCGACGGATGTCTATTCGTTTCATGTGGATCGGTCGCCCATTGCAACCGATACTTTTCTGTGTACCTATCACGGAGCGGCAAGTGATATTGTTTCGAATGCGCAAGCCACGCAGAAAATTCAAATCCCGGAAATCCGAAAAAAGCTAAACGAACTGTATGATGGACCGCCGGATGGGTTTGAAGGTTTTTTAACGGAAAATTATTTTGATTTGCATTATCAGTTACATGCAAATGCAGAACCGGTTAATTTAGGAATCGGACATCTTTGGCGATTGGCTGTTGATCATCCAAAACAACAAGTATTACCGTGTATACATAGAGCGCCAATAGAAAAGGAAGGGGAATATCGGTTGTTGCTGATTTGCTGAGGAGATTCAAGGCTGAGTCTCTTTTTTTATTGGAACTAAAAACGGGTACAGCTAAAAATAATTGGAGAGGAAGTGGGTTTACCGTTTTAATGGAAATGATAACCGATATAAAATAAAAAACCCGGATGGGTATCCGGGTTTGTGGGGAGAGCAGGATTCGAACCTGCGAAGACTTAGTCAGCAGATTTACAGTCTGCCCTCGTTGGCCGCTTGAGTATCTCCCCATTGGCTAACCAAGTGTTTCCTTGATTAATTCGAGTGCAAATATAGGACTGTTTTTTTAGTATGCAAACTTATTTCTAATATAATTTCTGACTTTTTTTTAAGCCGTTGTTGTTGAGGTAAATAAAAAAATCCCCGTACGGGGATTTTTGTGTCAGGGCTTTATTTTGCTGCTAAAAGCTCCATTATTTTTGCTTTTAATTCGGCACCTCTAAGGTCTTTTGCTACAATTTTTCCGGAAGCATCCAGAATAAAGGTTTGCGGAATCGATTTTACATTATATTTTTCGGCAATAGGATCCTGCCAGAATTTTAAATTGGAAACCTGTGTCCAGGTTAATTTGTCTTTTGCAATCGCTTCTTTCCATTTGTCGGCTTCTTTGTCTAACGAAACACCGATGATGTTTAAACCTTGTGGGTGTAGTTCGTTATATAAAGCCACTACAGCTGGGTTTTCCGCACGACATGGACCACACCAGGAAGCCCAGAAATCGATGATTGTTACTTTTCCTAAGGACTCTTTTAACGATACGGTTTTTCCTTCCGGGTTTGGAGCCGAGAAATCAGGTGCTGCTTTACCAACCTGTACCGCAGTTTGTTTGTCTAAAAAGTCTTTAATGGTTTTTCCGTGCTTGTTGTCTTTAGCTTCGGGTGTAAGTAATTTATAATACTTTTCGATTTTGTCAACCGGTAATGACTGATAAATCGTGAAGTTTTCCAATAACATAACCGATAAGAACGATTCCGGGTGTTGTTGAATGAAATCTTCCGATTTTTTGTTTAAAGCATCCTGAAATACCATGTATTCTTTTCTCAGACTGTTAACAGTAACCGTATCCTGAGATTGCTGTGCCATTGCCATCTTTTGATTGTTGGCAATTTGGAAGGCCTGCATTTTTTTGAAAATCGGTTTTGATTCGTCGTTATATTTTTGGAACTGATCATTAGTAACGGTTCCGGTAACGCGGGAATTACGGATAGAATCTTTTACAAAATCGACTTTGATTGTTCCGTTTTCCAATATAAAAGGTACCATGTCACCGATGTCCTGGATTCTTAGGAAACAAAATTCCGGTTTATCGGCGATTCCTTTAAATTCGAATTTTCCGTCTTTAATTTTTACGGTGTCTTTTGAGATGGGACCTAATTCACTTTGCGTCGCAATAATAACCATTTTGTCATTATCCACTCCTTTTGCTTCTCCGGAAATGGTAAAACCATTGTCTTTTTTACAAGAAGCAAATACAGCAGCAACAGACAGTACTAAAAAAAGTTTCTTCATTGTTATTTTTAATTTGTTATGCTACAAATGTATTTAAAAACTGATTAAAAGTAGTCGTTAAATAGATTATTTTTAACAGTTGGATATACAAAGCCCCAAAATCATATTGCTCGGATTTTGGGGCTTTTGTATTTAGTTTTGTGTGGAAGGACAGATAAATTTGGTCAGTGCTACAGGAGTATTCCGAATTCCGGATATTCCTTTTTCAATATTAATGATATTGTGATAGCCTCTGGCTTTTAAAATGGAAGCCATAATCACCGAACGGTAACCACCGGCACAATGCAGGTAAAAATCACTTTCTGTAGGTACTTCAGCCAATTGATTGTTTACAAAATCCAATGGAATATTGATTGCTCCCTCTACGTGTTCGGCACTGAACTCTCCCGGTTTTCGGGCGTCAACGATCGGCAGTTTGCCAGTGTCTTTATCGGTTGCAAATTGCTCCGGTGTGATCGAAACAATACTGTCGGTCTCAAAACCGGCTGCTTTCCAGGCTTCAAGTCCGCCTTTTAGGTAACCATGACAATTGTCAAATCCTACACGCGACAGTCGGGTGATGGCTTCTTTTTCTTTTCCTTCCGATACAATTAATAGGATCGGTTGTTGTACATCCATAATTAAGGCGCCTACCCATGGAGCAAAGTTTCCTTGTAGACCAATAAAAATGGATCCCGGAATATGTTCTTTTACAAATTCGCTTTCATGACGTACATCCAATAGTAAAGCTTCCAACTGACCAGCCATGGCTTTGAATGCTACCGGGCTAAGTGCGGTATCGGCTTTGGCCATTACCGTCTCGAGGCTGTCATAACCCTGAATGTTCATCAATACATTCTGTGGAAAATAGGCCGGAGGTGCTCCCAAACCATCCAAAAGTTCCGAAATGAATTCGTCTTTGGTCATATCTGCACGTAAGGCATAGTTCACTTTTTTCTGATTCCCAAGCGTATCGGTAGTTTCTTTACTCATATTTTTACCACAAGCACTTCCGGCTCCGTGATTCGGATATACAATCAAATGATCCGGTAATGGCATGATTTTATCGCGTAATGAGTCGTATAACATCGAAGCCAGTTTTTCCTGTGTTAAATCGGATACCAGTTTCTGAGCAAGATCCGGACGTCCCACATCACCAATAAATAAGGTGTCTCCGGTTATGATACCGTGCATTTCTCCTTTTTCATTCAATAATAAATAACAGGTACTTTCCAACGTATGTCCGGGCGTATGAATGGCTTTTACCGTATAGTTCCCGATTTTAAATTCCTGACCGTCTGTGGCGATTGTCGCTTCAAAACCAGGTTGTGCGGTAGGACCGTATACAATTGTAGCACCGGTTTTTTGTGCCAGATCCAAATGTCCGGAAACAAAATCGGCATGGAAATGGGTTTCAAAAATATACTTGATTGTTGCGTTATCTTTGGTGGCTTTATCAATATAAGGCTGTACTTCGCGAAGCGGATCAAAAATGGCTGCTTCGCCATTGCTCTCCAAATAATAGGCGGCGTGAGCAATACATCCGGTATAAATCTGTTCTATTTTCATAATTGCATTTTTTATTTTGTGTAAAGATAAGAGGTTGCTTTTTTTTGAAAAGTGACTTTTGTCACAAATGAAAACTTTCCTTAAGCAGAATATAAACCGCCATTAGAAGGACAAACCAGCCAAAACCTTTTTTTAATTGTGTTTCGTTAATAAACCTGTTCAGGTAAATCCCTGCAAAGATACCGAAAACCGATACCAAAGAAAAAGTTAAAAGAAACGTCCAGTCGGCATTTAGATTTTCCAGATCTCCTGTAAAACCGATTAAAGAGTTTATAGCGATGATCAGTAAAGAAGTACCAACCGCTTTTTTCATCGGAAGTTTAGCGAAGAAAACCAGGGACGGGATGATTAAAAAACCGCCACCGGCACCAATTAATCCAATGACCACTCCAATCAAAAAAATCTGCGGAATGAGTAGGAGAAAATTATTTTTTGAGGTGCTCGTTTCAGTTTCATCGGCGTTTGCTTTTTTTCGAAGCATGGCCAATGCCGCGAGAAACATAATAATCGCAAAAAATCCCATCAAAAAGGTATCTTTTGACAATGTGATAAAATCTGTTTTTATAAGCGTATTCGGTAGCGCCGGAACTAAAAAACGACGCGTAAGGAAGACCGCAATAAACGAGGGTATTGCAAATAAGAAAGCGGTTTTAACAGCAACCATTCCTTTAAAATAGTTGCGAATGGCCCCGAAACCGGAAGTTGTGCCAACAATAAACAGGGAATAGGCTGTAGCCGTAACCGGCGGAATTCCCAAAAGATAAACCAGTACCGGAACCGTTAGAATGGAACCGCCACCACCAGTTAGTCCTAAAATCAATCCGATGCAAAGCGCACCGATATATCCGAAAAACGATTCCATTTTAAAAAACAAGAATTTCGATTTTGTTACGATGTAATTTGATTTTTTGCTCGTCCTGTAAGCGTTTTAGTAAGCGAGAGATTACGACCCGTGAAGTATGCATTTCGGAAGCGATTTCCTGATGCGTTGTACTGATTTCGGTGGTACCCAATACTTTTGCTTTGTCGGTGATAAATTTATACAGGCGTTCGTCCAGATTCATAAAGGCAAGTGTGTCGATGGCTTCCAGCATTTCCATCAAACGGGCGTTATAACTTTCGAATACAAAATTCCGCCAGGTAGGGTATTTTACGATCCATTCTTCCATTTTAGCAATGGGAATCAGGACCATTTCACCATCGGTTTCGGCAATAGCGCGGATTTTACTTTTGTTTTTTCCCATGCAACAACTCAATGTCATTGCGCAGGTATCGCCCCGTTCTAAAAAATAAAGTAACAGTTCATCCCCATTGGAATCTTCTCGCATGATTTTGATGGCGCCTTGTAAGAGGAGTGGCATCCATTCTATATTTTCTCCTATTTCTATAAGATAGTCGTCGGCTTTGAATTTTTTATAACTGGAAATCGAGTTGATTTCTTCCAGCAGGGCTTCTTCAAAAATGAAGTCGTACGATTCGAATAAGAGTGCTTTCATATAGTATTTTTTGTAAAGGTATCTTTTTGAAGCGAAACTTGATGTAACATTTGTTTCAAAAGAATCGGGTACCATGGGTTTATATCCCGATTTATTTTTATCTTTATCAAATGCAATGAATTGCGCAGAAAACCTACCATCAGGCATTTTTTCCTCCCGACGCCTGTTTCCCCAAAATAAATACAATAAAGAATAACGGATGCGCTATCCTTATAACGCTTTCGATCCCCATTGCTATGCCGTTTTTGTTACTCCTGTATTTCCCAAATCATACGCAGCATAAATGATATTGTCATTGGTAAATGTGTACTAGTAATAAATAACAATAACGTATGAGTAAAACGACACTTTTTGTATTGATTATGATGATTCCGTTTCCAGGTAAAGCCCAGAATCCGGTTTCGAACCAAAAAATGACCGCCGATTCGATAACGCCTGCTTTTTTTCAATTGGGTGAAGTACAAATAACCACCTTTAGGAAAAGTGTAATCAAAGATCGGGTCAGTCAGGTTGCGATGGAAACCTATAACAAGATAGAAGTAGGACGCGCTTTACATTTGTTGGCAGGTGTGAACCTTACGGCATCCGGACCAAGAAATGAATCGATGGTTTCGATTCGGGGATTTGACCTTCGTGCCGTTCCGGTATATATGGACGGAATTCCGGTTTATGTTCCCTATGACGGTTATGTGGATCTCGCCCGATTTACGACTTTCGATCTTTCGGCTATTGATGTTTCCAGGGGATTTTCGTCCCTGCTTTACGGACCAAATTCTCTGGGTGGTGCTATTAATCTGATTTCAAAAAAACCTTCGGAAAAAATAGAATATAGTGGTGCTTTAGGGATGATCAATACTAATGGCTCCCGTGGGGATCTGAATATTGGTTCGAATTTAGGGAAATACTATTTTCAGGCGGGATATTCCTATTTACATCGCGATAGTTATCGTATGGCTTCCGGTTTCCACGCTCGTCCGAATGAGGATGCTGGTGAACGGGATAATTCGTTTCGTACGGATCAGATGATCAGTTTTAAAGCCGGATGGACACCCAACGAACGACATGAATATGTGTTGGGCTATCGCTATCAGAAAGGTGAAAAAGGAACACCGGTTTATGTTGGAGATGATCAACTGAATCCGCTTTTGGCCAAACCCCGTTTCTGGCAATGGCCTGTCTGGGA from Flavobacterium sp. WV_118_3 harbors:
- a CDS encoding DUF1826 domain-containing protein, giving the protein MSNVFSDSGQIGLVATFSELVYTDFKGEMNALCWYRNLDGDFNEIVTRLSLKENITEVYPEDLMALQLSEKGNIAREIILNDLQLLTDFGAAPSLNLLKCYERDDEFDFIATDVYSFHVDRSPIATDTFLCTYHGAASDIVSNAQATQKIQIPEIRKKLNELYDGPPDGFEGFLTENYFDLHYQLHANAEPVNLGIGHLWRLAVDHPKQQVLPCIHRAPIEKEGEYRLLLIC
- a CDS encoding TlpA disulfide reductase family protein: MKKLFLVLSVAAVFASCKKDNGFTISGEAKGVDNDKMVIIATQSELGPISKDTVKIKDGKFEFKGIADKPEFCFLRIQDIGDMVPFILENGTIKVDFVKDSIRNSRVTGTVTNDQFQKYNDESKPIFKKMQAFQIANNQKMAMAQQSQDTVTVNSLRKEYMVFQDALNKKSEDFIQQHPESFLSVMLLENFTIYQSLPVDKIEKYYKLLTPEAKDNKHGKTIKDFLDKQTAVQVGKAAPDFSAPNPEGKTVSLKESLGKVTIIDFWASWCGPCRAENPAVVALYNELHPQGLNIIGVSLDKEADKWKEAIAKDKLTWTQVSNLKFWQDPIAEKYNVKSIPQTFILDASGKIVAKDLRGAELKAKIMELLAAK
- a CDS encoding sulfite exporter TauE/SafE family protein, whose product is MESFFGYIGALCIGLILGLTGGGGSILTVPVLVYLLGIPPVTATAYSLFIVGTTSGFGAIRNYFKGMVAVKTAFLFAIPSFIAVFLTRRFLVPALPNTLIKTDFITLSKDTFLMGFFAIIMFLAALAMLRKKANADETETSTSKNNFLLLIPQIFLIGVVIGLIGAGGGFLIIPSLVFFAKLPMKKAVGTSLLIIAINSLIGFTGDLENLNADWTFLLTFSLVSVFGIFAGIYLNRFINETQLKKGFGWFVLLMAVYILLKESFHL
- a CDS encoding sulfatase-like hydrolase/transferase is translated as MNSNYRIQEYKALFYRLFLAYLFYFVARVLFFVYNYKMLKVDSVSDFLALAYHGMVFDTAAILYLNALFIVCSILPLWITTKKGYQKFLFYLYFVCNLIGFATNFVDFIYYRFTYARTTIAIMDIVKNESNKGNMFSRFIVSYWHVYALFFLCAILWVYLYKKVRVKEVQHENKLKYFVSSILGLVTIAVLAVGGIRGDFKKSTRPINIVDANRYVTKPEHADIVLNTPFAVIRTMGTTSFKKVDLVSPEVVQRELEPIKQYRNNPKTKPNIVIFITESYGREYIGAFNKDTKIPGFVSYTPFIDSLAQHSLIFSNAFANGSKSIHGMSSVLAGIPSFQDAFTSSPYPKQKIQSLVSTLKEEGYDTSFFHGAPNGSMGFLGFGNILGFDHYYGKTEYNNDADFDGSWGIWDEPFFQYMKQTFDAKKQPFMGTIFTVSSHEPFVVPEKFKGKFPMGTVPMHQVVGYTDYAFKKFFEAAKKEPWFQNTIFVITADHCNQVAYDEYAKVINRSAVPILIYKPDGSLKGENKELAQQIDIYPTLLDMIGYDKPFRSWGRSLIGEKTIKPFVINYNGTQYQFQRGNYICLFDGKKATGFYAIADKGLEKNLIANRNKEMDELEVACKAFVQDYYARIIDKKLYAE
- a CDS encoding Crp/Fnr family transcriptional regulator, whose product is MKALLFESYDFIFEEALLEEINSISSYKKFKADDYLIEIGENIEWMPLLLQGAIKIMREDSNGDELLLYFLERGDTCAMTLSCCMGKNKSKIRAIAETDGEMVLIPIAKMEEWIVKYPTWRNFVFESYNARLMEMLEAIDTLAFMNLDERLYKFITDKAKVLGTTEISTTHQEIASEMHTSRVVISRLLKRLQDEQKIKLHRNKIEILVF
- a CDS encoding MBL fold metallo-hydrolase, whose amino-acid sequence is MKIEQIYTGCIAHAAYYLESNGEAAIFDPLREVQPYIDKATKDNATIKYIFETHFHADFVSGHLDLAQKTGATIVYGPTAQPGFEATIATDGQEFKIGNYTVKAIHTPGHTLESTCYLLLNEKGEMHGIITGDTLFIGDVGRPDLAQKLVSDLTQEKLASMLYDSLRDKIMPLPDHLIVYPNHGAGSACGKNMSKETTDTLGNQKKVNYALRADMTKDEFISELLDGLGAPPAYFPQNVLMNIQGYDSLETVMAKADTALSPVAFKAMAGQLEALLLDVRHESEFVKEHIPGSIFIGLQGNFAPWVGALIMDVQQPILLIVSEGKEKEAITRLSRVGFDNCHGYLKGGLEAWKAAGFETDSIVSITPEQFATDKDTGKLPIVDARKPGEFSAEHVEGAINIPLDFVNNQLAEVPTESDFYLHCAGGYRSVIMASILKARGYHNIINIEKGISGIRNTPVALTKFICPSTQN